In the Pseudorasbora parva isolate DD20220531a chromosome 5, ASM2467924v1, whole genome shotgun sequence genome, CATGAAAATATATAGCTGCCTTTATACTTCAAGAAAGGGGGTTCCTTTGCAAGGGGACCATTATATTTGGcattttgaaaacccctgatcaAGAAAACATGTTTCTCAGATGGATCACCTGATCATGCAGCACTTGGGAATTTTGGGATGTTCTTTGCTTTtacttttctgttgttgttgagTCATATTGTAAGATCATCTGATCTGGCTCTGCTGCTACCTTTGCTGAGACGACTTAATGATCTTGTTTCctctgtctcttgttccagagCTATAAGTGGAACATCAATCATCTCCTCTATGGCCTCCAAGGCTTTTGACTCTTTAGAACACTCCTCCTTTTCCACAGAAGTTTCCACAGAATCCTCCTTTTTCCGTGACCCATCACACTCCCTAGAGACTTTCACCTCTTCTAGATCCTTCATATCTAATGATGCCTCTTCCTCCCTGAAAGTTTCCATCTGTTCTGAGTCAACTAGTCCtaaaacttcatttagacccttgTCACCTGTATTGACTATTTCAGGAGATCTATCCTCATCTGTCTTCACTTGATTTTCTAAAGCCTCACCTTTACCCTTATCCACTAGATCATTTAGAGCTCCACTCTTTCCTGTATCCACTACATCTTCTAAAGTTCCACTCACTCCTGAGTCTACTACATCACTTCGAACTCCACCCCCTTCTGAATCTTCTGCATCCACCTGAACTTTGTTCTTTGCCATATCTACTTCATCCCCGATGGGCTCAATGTCAGATAAATTTGACCCTAAAACCTCCTCTAAAGCTTTAGACTCTTGTTCCCCCTTAGATATGTTAGACACATCCAGATCTCCAGGAATTTTCTCATCATCTAACATGTTTACCTCCTTCAAAACGTCCTCATTTACAAAAGGctcaatctcacaaagttctcTCTGTTCATCAGACGCCTCAATTTCTGTCCCTTCCTCGACCACATCAGGTAAACCCTCTTCTTCTCTTAACCCACTGTCCTTGAAATTGTTATCCTCATTTCCCCCAAATCCCTGTGAGATTTCCTTCTCTTCAGCTCCTGAAAAGTTTCCCTCTATTGTTGGCTCAGGACCTACCAAGCTACTCTCTTTCCTCAAGTCAATTTCCTCTCTACTGGCCAGTTCTCCTAGATCTACATGCAAACTCTCTTCAAGTGATATTAAATATGTTTCCTCCACACTTTCTCCCTCTGACCGCTCCTCCAGTACTTCTGGTAAAGCAGTCTTTAAGCTGTCTACCTCATCTCCTTCCCGAAGTAGCTCCTCTGGTGGGAGCTCCAATAGTGTCTCTGTAACCCGAATGAAGGAGGGTTGAGTCTCATCGCAGATGATGGTCTCCTCTACAGGTGGAGCTGTTGGCATAACCACCGACTTACTCCTTTTCTGCTCCGTCTCCAGTTGAGGTGAGAAGAACTGGCCCTCTTCCATACCGACCTCAGCTAGTGGATATATGTGTGCAATCTCATCTTTCTTCTCCTCATCAAGGCGCCTGTAGCCTTTGGCTTTTTGGACAGGGGTGTTTAAGAGAAATGGTAAGCTCCTCTCCGATGGTCCAAGAGGATCCAACTGCGCAGGAGCTGGTCGATGGAACACAAAGCGGATCTTCTTCAAGCCGAGGTGGCTGATCTCCACAAAGTTGAGGAAcaatgaaacgcatgcaactgCCAGCATGAAAATGATGAAGATAGTCTTTTCGGTGGGCCGGGAGACGTAGCAGTCCACCGTGTTGGGGCACGGCCAACGACTGCACTTGTACAGTGGCAGGATACGGAACCCGTAGAGGAAGTATTGACCGACCACAAAGCCTACTTCAAACAGAGCTTTGAAGATGATATGGCAAATATAGGTGCAAAGCAAGGTGCCCTCGAGTCTGAACTTTTTGTTGCTACCCTTCGTGCTGGTCTCCTTGGTGGTGCGAACACTTCCCTGATCCGTCACTAGGGGAAGACGCTCCTCACCCATTTCCTGTTGGTGGGTAACCTCAGCTTCTTCACGCTCCTTGCGCTTCTCCTCCATGTGAATGTAATGGACAGCATGGCCAACGTATACAAGCGAAGGTGTGGATACAAAAATGATCTGTAACACCCACAGACGGATGTGAGAGATCGGAAAGGCCTCGTCGTAACACACGTTCTCGCAACCTGGCTGCTGAGTGTTACACACGTAATCAGACTGCTCGTCTCCCCAGACAAACTCGGCAGCCGTGCCCAAAATTAAAATGCGGAAAATGAACAGCACTGTGAGCCAAACACGGCCAATCACAGTGGAGTGCTCGTTTACTTCCTCCAAAATATTACCCAAGAAGCTCCAGTCTCCCATGGTTGTGTATTAGCTGTGTACAAGAAAGACAAACAGGAATTAGGGAGAAACAATGTTACACAAGTgttggtagcactttattttacagtcctgttcaCATAGTCCGAACTAGTTCACATACTTATAGTATTGGTAATAACTCTTAACCTAACCTTAATCCATGTAGTTACCTTATATTACCTTTTACTTTCTACATAAGTGCACATACTGTAAAACAAAGTGCAACTCAGGGATTAGCCTTACACCTACAGTACataatacacacatacatactatACACTTACTGTTTTTTATACatagatattttaaaatatagttaGTGATATCACCAAAAAATAATTTCCAAATGTACCTTCTCACTAATCTGTAAacctttttaaacaaaactagACTGAACTGACCATTTACAAATATAACCAGGAAACAACTGTAAGACTCAGATATGCTATTGCCAAAACACATCACCAATGGGCTCACATTCAACAATATAAGCAGTCTGCACGTATTAGACTTAAAAGAAAACAGAAAgacaaaaatatacatatacaagCTATTGCATTAAAAGGAGAGTTGAACTGAGCTCAAATGGTCACCTTTGCACAGTGGCGGATACAATGCAGTCCAGTTCAGTCTGTTGCTCCTGGTGCCCTGTGGGGCGAATTGAACTCCTGTCCCCCAGTCACCCAGATTCAGTCCTCGTCCTTGTCGCACCACTGAGCAGATGTGAGCGAATGGACTATGATGGCTGCTTTTCATGCCTGCCGTAGAGTCTAAGCTTCTAACCAGATGCCCTTTATGCACCAGACCACGAGTGTTGATGCAGAAGACAATAGGATCAACAGACCCGCAGCCAGAGGGGCCAGAGAGACAGGACACCATCCACAGGCCCAAACCAAGAGCacacactaaaaaaataaaataaaatataactgGGGCATTGAGGTCCACAGCAATAGCCTACATCATCATGATATATACGATGCATTAGATGATGAAAACCAATCTGAGGTCATTAAACTTCCTGTTCCGTTTACTGTAAATAATATCAAATGCATATTTAAAGAAAGGATGgataaaattaatcaaaagtgactaAAGACATTGTTTAACATTGTTACATAAGATAAATGGTGTTCTTTGAGCCTTCTATTCAAAGAATCCAGATGAAATGTGTGATTTTCACAAAGCTGCTTTAAACAGTGATATTAATATTTCTTGTGCagcaaatcaacatattagaatATTTTAGATTtctaggatcatgtgacactgaagactggagtaatgatgcatgaaaattaagctttgccatcacaggaatacattttaaaacatatattgaatatattaaaatagaaattcaTTTACATTGTAGGCctagtaatatttcacaatattacctttttactgtattttttatgtattaaataCAGCATTGGTGGCCAAGGAGGATTTCTTTAAAATACTTAAaacaaatcttactgaccccaaactttttaattgtagtgtatATAGTTTCAGATAGTAAAATGAACCGCAATGAGAACTGGGAAACTGTGCCATAAACTTCATGACAGTTTCTTATGTTAGGTGGAGCAGCATTTTGGTATTACAGTGTTTGTACTGTATGGGTGAGGTACACACAGTAAATTATCCACAAATCTTCAACAAAATGTTGCTGCACTCTAAGCCAAAAGACCTTACGACAacagtaatatttcacaaacagACAGCCTAGGAAATGGTGGTGATAAAGCATTTGGGCACACACATGCAGGAAAGCTGGGTGTCAGAGGTATAAAGTTTAATGGTTTTGTGATAACGGGGCAACAGTGCCGCGCAATGGCATATTTATGATATCGGCCAGGAAgctcaaacacacatacacacatggaTAAACTTCAACAATACCCTGTTAAAAAACTTCCTGCGCAGCTGAATCATTGGCCAGACACATTCTTGTCAGTGTTGGTTCACACCAAGATTTTAAACATTAAGCAAAGCAATGTTTAAAGGTCGGGAAATGTGTATAGTCTGAattatttggcatgttttagGTTTACGTGTTTTGACTGTTTCTCTTACTGGGACAGTCCTGATCAGGAGAACACATAATACAGTTGGCAAAACCCTATACTTGGGAATGGTTTATTTAAAGTTTGGGATTGTTTAGCACTTATCTAAACTGTTGAATTATTGTTGTCAGAGGAAACAGTTTGTGCTGCAATTTTCAGAGAGAAAACAACATGACTGACAGTCAATGGGCAATGTTTTATGCCACATAGACGGCGAGTTTATTCCAAGTTACACAATTCATTTCCCCATTCTGCACAGTATCTCTCATAAACATTTGACTGGTTGCTGTGTACATTAGGACCAAACATCAAGATAAAGAGAAGAGCACAATTAACCAACTGCTTAATGGAAGACTGAAGTCTGTGTCAGTTATGTTGTCATTTTATATGTGCgctaaaaaatatattgaaaagaAAAGTGGACAAACACTTTAAATATGTAATCATTTTATGAAATTATGATGCGAAATGTGTCATTCAAATTTGAGCTTTAATCATTTTGTCCCCTCACCAATAATCATAAATACCTGCCATTGACTATA is a window encoding:
- the gja8a gene encoding gap junction protein alpha 8 paralog a — protein: MGDWSFLGNILEEVNEHSTVIGRVWLTVLFIFRILILGTAAEFVWGDEQSDYVCNTQQPGCENVCYDEAFPISHIRLWVLQIIFVSTPSLVYVGHAVHYIHMEEKRKEREEAEVTHQQEMGEERLPLVTDQGSVRTTKETSTKGSNKKFRLEGTLLCTYICHIIFKALFEVGFVVGQYFLYGFRILPLYKCSRWPCPNTVDCYVSRPTEKTIFIIFMLAVACVSLFLNFVEISHLGLKKIRFVFHRPAPAQLDPLGPSERSLPFLLNTPVQKAKGYRRLDEEKKDEIAHIYPLAEVGMEEGQFFSPQLETEQKRSKSVVMPTAPPVEETIICDETQPSFIRVTETLLELPPEELLREGDEVDSLKTALPEVLEERSEGESVEETYLISLEESLHVDLGELASREEIDLRKESSLVGPEPTIEGNFSGAEEKEISQGFGGNEDNNFKDSGLREEEGLPDVVEEGTEIEASDEQRELCEIEPFVNEDVLKEVNMLDDEKIPGDLDVSNISKGEQESKALEEVLGSNLSDIEPIGDEVDMAKNKVQVDAEDSEGGGVRSDVVDSGVSGTLEDVVDTGKSGALNDLVDKGKGEALENQVKTDEDRSPEIVNTGDKGLNEVLGLVDSEQMETFREEEASLDMKDLEEVKVSRECDGSRKKEDSVETSVEKEECSKESKALEAIEEMIDVPLIALEQETEETRSLSRLSKGSSRARSDDLTI